The Lates calcarifer isolate ASB-BC8 linkage group LG19, TLL_Latcal_v3, whole genome shotgun sequence genomic interval AATTCAAGTTAAACTGCTTCCTCTTTGAAAAACCTTTCATCACTTTACTATTTATATttatgcaaaacacatttttcatatttttataaaaCAAATGTCTGACTGAGATATGTTACTATAATGTGGCACATTACAAGAAACCTAACACAGCAATTTGTgctctctcacatacacactacaAACACACTGTCTGTGACAAATGCTGCAGGCCCAGCTAATCCTAACACTGTCCACAGAgtcagtgatgtgacagtggCTCACCCTCTTAGCTTGGAGTGGCCTCCTCCTGCACGGACAGAGGTAGAGGAACGAAGTGCAGGCAGCGAAGCAGCGGAAGGAGAACACCGTTTCCACAATGGACATCAAGATGAGAGGCACCCACAGAATGATTGTGGTCGCCTGGTCAGCCACAGCACATGATCAGTAAacgtttctttttctttttttgcagcaATTTCTAGTCAGTGTCAAAACTGTCAGTGggtaaaatatttacattcaacTTACATAGATTCGGGTGGGGTCAAAGGGGCATTCGTACGTGATGCTGGAGGAGCCCAGATCAGGACTCTTACAGTGTGTTAACAGGCCCTTGCCTTTATCAATAATGGCTTTTACTATAGAAACTGACAAGCTCAAGGCAGAGGCAACTGCCAAGAGACCAGCAAGGAAGCCGAAGACCAACAGGACCCACTGCTGCAAAGACAACACGATAACAAGATCTTTGTGAGTTTCtaggtgaaaataaaacacttaaatCTAGTTtgttaaagacatttttctccATAGTAAGATAATGTGCCTCTCTTTGTCAAGTAGATGTAAGAGGTAAGAAGGAACATGAAGCAAAATCACAGCTGAGTCTACATGCTGAGAAAACACATCCAACACTTGAATGACTTCCCTACTTGCATGTATACGTATACTGTTATCTATTTAAAGTGATCTTCCACATCTCCTCATGTCATGTGCTCAGTCAAAAACAAAGGGCAAGTTCTAACAGGAGCCAGAGAATGACAGATGTGAGAGCTgactggaggagggagaggctgTGCCAGTGAGAGGGGAACAGTTTATTTACCAGGATCCTGTTCTTCTTGTTTTTGGACAGGACAATGGCCGTTATTCCACCAATAATTCCCTAGGGAGACAACGATGTTCAGTAAAAAAGGCAGGTCCTTTATCACAGATAGATGATACAATACTACTACTCAAGAGAGCGCTATTTAAAGGATTAACAAACATTGACACAATTTACAGGTAAAGCCTGCTTTATGATCAGACATGGGCTCCATTGACAAACATATGCTGAACCACTGTCTGATTATACCTTAAATAACTATATTCAAAGTAAACATCAAATTGCTTCTGAGTTCTTTATGCATTATGTCCTACCACTTACCATCAAGCCTGCCACAATGGCAATGACATTAGAGATGGCGTAGACCATGGTCCGGGCCTGAGAGTCCACGTTGATGTGCCTGAGCACGGCGCCGTGCACCAGAGCCCCAAGAAGAAAGTTGACATGGCCCACCAGCACCAGCCCCAGCCCCATCTTCATCAGGGCTTTGTTGTCCTTGAGACTGGCGCAGCACACTCCTAGAGGAAGCAGAGGTACGTTACTTTGAGCAATTAATCTTAACTTAGCCATGAGCATTGTCACACCTGTCAAATTTTAAATGACAAACTAAAAGCTCACTcattattacagtgtgtgtacaaCAGTCTGTATTGTCAAAGTGCAGCATGTGACTCTAATCCCATATGTAAATACCAGCTGTGTGTATCAGTATGAGTTGTAACATAGTAAACAAGGTAAAAATACCCTATGCACATGAGTTTATTAAATGTGATCTGAAATATGGAACAAGCAGTAACTGTACTACACTGACACTTGTGTGAGAGCAGACTTCACTGCAGCGTTGTGGTTTCAGCAAAGCGAAAAGGAAGTGGGCCGGCGGTTAGCATATCATAGCAACACTTGAGAATAAGGCTGTTACCACAATTATCCCCGACCCCTGCAGAGGTGGCTGAAGATCTCATCCACTTGCATGCAACAAAATGCTGCATCTATGGCGACACTTCAGCGATGGCGAGGTCTGAGGGGGATTGTGTTGCATTGTTCTGTTCCCTCCCCCTGAGGAGAAGTGAAGCACCCACCCTTTGAGTCCATGTCAGCCCCTCTTGAACCAAACAGGACAAAGCTTTGGGCGTGGTATTCAAACATTTACCACCACCTCTACCTGGCCTGAGGGGTCAGCAGGAGACAGATACTGGCTCCTGGCCTGTCTCATTCATTCCTACAGGTGGCTGCTGTGGAAATACTCACTGTGTTTTTGGTCATAATATTATTTGTCGAACGTTTGACGCCATGTGCACATTATTATATAGAGTCTCTGTAGTATACAGACTCTATCAAAACCCCTAAActatattattcatattatttacATATTGATTCAGTGAATGCATACACATCAAACTTAGTATCCCCTAACATGCTAATATGATATTATAATTTCTGATAGTTACACAGGATCAGCCTGTCTCTTTCATTCTGCAAATGATAGACACTTTTGACTTATTATTATCAAcgtatatatcatatatatatgtatacgTTGATAATAATGATAGGACGTGTTGTATGGGACCCATACAATAATATGGATTTAGATCTAATCCATCATCAGACCATTCCCTGCAACACCTCCTCTAaaagtttcacttttattttaagtgAAACTCTGAATAAAATACCACATCTATGTGAGGCTAAATAACTCAGTTAGTTGGATACGTTTTTACTGGTaaacaactcacacacacacaaagacatcacATTGAGTTCCGTCAGTCAAAATGTAGGTTAGCTACGTCTCGTCTCCTCTGAGCTCCGTTGACGACAGGCAGACCACGCCTAAAAAAACTTTGGCACGCAACATACACTCTGTCATtacagtgaaacaaacacagaagttAACTTACCTAATTGTACCATGGTGGATTTGATGTCCTCTTAGATCATATTAGTGTAAAAGTTGTATTGAAGTCATATCTGACAGCTTTTTGACACTCTGCTGTAGGGGGTTCTCTTGTCTTCCTCAACTGCCGCTCACCTGCACACGGACACGCGCACCACCCACCGCCTACCCTGTAAGGAAGCTCCGCCCCAAAACCTTTCGAAACGTCACATTTCTGAGGGAAAAGCCGATCTACCAAGAAATAATGCAGCTCTGTTCCCATCAGCTACTACAATAACTAACCACACTGAAAgagaatttcaaaataaaatgcaacaagaaaacaagttaACACACAAAGGGCTCATTAAAGCAAATTCTTAATCAAATGGAACCCACACTATTTTATTGCCTGTCTGAGTatttgtttacctgtgtgtttactgcaggGCTCACTCTGAAAATTATGTTGAGCCTGCTTTTGATTACTTTTGTCTTATTTGTTTtccaaatgtaaaaataagacTGTAAGTAGTTCTTGTGTTACATGTCTATGGAGTTATTGATCCTAATCACTACTGACAGTGATTAAGTCAGGTTATCATGGtgatttatgtatgtatgtaggcCTCATCGAAACTATAGATTCCCTGAAACAGATGTTAGGATACATATCCTAACAGCTCAATAATTGCAATGTCTGCTATGCTGACGAATAAAATGGCAATGGTGATGATGGGAGTTCTGTTTAACTTAGAGTTTACCCACCCCTTTAATGGATATGTAGCTCCTCTGTCATTTGTGGCCTCTTTCTTTCCTTAGCTATAATTTTCATGTTAACCTTTTTTCAAATTTACACATTTAGTTATTACTTCaattggaaaatatttttaaaaatgaaagaaaacatatgatatttgaaaatatgagccacacaaatacagttcacacacagaatTTTATCTTTCAAGATAAAGACTCAAGTGGAATCTTGATACCATGAAGTGTTGTAAAGTTATGCCATATTTATTCATGATGTGGGTATCTGTAGACACAGTATACGGATATGAATTTCATATTATTCATCCTGCATTTCTTTGACTTCCTTTTAGCACGTGTACTCGATGCTGCTGTTATTGTCAATTGATGAAAACCAGGGTTACTTAAGATAATTATCTCAgctgtcaaaaatgttaaatatctgaaatatttgCAGTCAAGGATGACATGAAACAAGAAACAATTTTCCTGGGTTTAGTTTAGATTGTAACTGGCTCTTGTATCCAAATAATACACACAAAGggaataaaaacatcacaggCTACACTGATGTCAAGAATGAAGATTTCTGAATGGTCTGAATGCAGCTTCGTTAGCTTGATTGCTAACACCTGTCACTCCTGCCGCTGCAGCTTATAAATGTGAGACTTGTTTGAGGAGAGTAGTCAGAGTGGTTGGCCTGCTTTGAGGTTTGCAATGGGGATAATAGAGATAtttctttgcctttttgttGGGCATTCTGTGGCTGTTCAGTCAGTGATAAAAGAGCAGGATGCCACATTTCCCCAGAGTTTTCCAGGATTTTTTGAAAGTCTCAGGCCTTTTCCGTTTGAAAGAAACTTTGATTTCACTCCATATGACACCATCTTCAGCTCCTGGCGAACCCGGACCCCTGACTTTC includes:
- the tmem54a gene encoding transmembrane protein 54a, which codes for MVQLGVCCASLKDNKALMKMGLGLVLVGHVNFLLGALVHGAVLRHINVDSQARTMVYAISNVIAIVAGLMGIIGGITAIVLSKNKKNRILQWVLLVFGFLAGLLAVASALSLSVSIVKAIIDKGKGLLTHCKSPDLGSSSITYECPFDPTRIYATTIILWVPLILMSIVETVFSFRCFAACTSFLYLCPCRRRPLQAKRVRIQRGIETPMPAPDPEMDPEAEAEPAEQDELLDGDTAVEQSEWL